From Ramlibacter tataouinensis, the proteins below share one genomic window:
- a CDS encoding DUF4394 domain-containing protein, with the protein MSLFTTRCGSPAQQHRSMHLLLVAAGAAAVLSVQPSARAEDGGALDPVSTVETATSRRLTVFGLTADQQLVSFRVANPAHHRVVGTISGLSGDTALVGIDFRVQDGKLYGVGNAGGIYAIDTESATTTRVSQLTVPLNGASFGVDFNPAANALRIVSDAGQNLSHSVDANTTTTQTALTFPGRTAFAVTGAAYVNNDLDVSTATTLFDIDSVNNVVAIQSPPAGGVLVTAGALGVDVDAPVGFDIYSTLRNGLTVHNTGFAALTAGGQGGLYVVNLLTGHARLVGQFSTRVVDLALPLDQ; encoded by the coding sequence ATGTCTCTTTTCACCACCCGTTGCGGATCCCCCGCGCAACAGCACCGCTCGATGCATCTGCTCTTGGTCGCTGCCGGCGCCGCGGCTGTCCTGTCTGTGCAACCGTCTGCCCGCGCCGAAGACGGCGGGGCGCTCGACCCCGTCAGCACCGTTGAGACTGCCACCAGTCGACGGCTGACCGTGTTCGGGCTCACGGCAGACCAACAGCTCGTGAGCTTCCGGGTAGCCAATCCGGCGCACCATCGTGTGGTCGGGACGATCTCAGGGCTGAGTGGGGACACGGCGCTTGTCGGAATCGACTTTCGCGTGCAAGACGGCAAGCTCTACGGAGTCGGAAATGCCGGCGGCATCTACGCCATCGACACAGAGTCCGCGACCACTACCCGCGTTTCCCAGCTGACCGTGCCGCTGAACGGCGCATCGTTCGGTGTCGACTTCAACCCCGCGGCAAACGCGCTGCGCATCGTTAGCGATGCGGGTCAGAACCTTTCGCACAGCGTCGACGCCAACACGACCACGACACAAACGGCGCTGACCTTCCCGGGCCGCACCGCCTTCGCGGTGACCGGCGCCGCGTATGTGAACAACGATCTCGACGTTTCAACCGCCACGACGCTGTTCGACATCGACTCTGTCAACAACGTCGTCGCGATTCAGTCGCCGCCTGCAGGTGGCGTACTGGTGACTGCAGGTGCACTCGGCGTCGATGTCGACGCACCGGTCGGCTTCGACATCTATTCGACTTTGCGCAATGGCTTGACGGTGCACAACACGGGCTTTGCGGCGCTGACGGCCGGTGGCCAGGGCGGGCTGTACGTCGTGAACCTGCTCACCGGCCACGCCAGGCTCGTGGGACAGTTCAGCACGCGGGTGGTCGATCTCGCGCTGCCGCTGGACCAGTGA
- a CDS encoding serine hydrolase domain-containing protein encodes MRRTSETHSQLRRAMLGAAGAMVALSNIRPAQASATFPWQAADAESLGIAADLPARLDQGVRSGELANLHAVFIARRGKLAVERYYEGTDDRWGTPLGKVAFNATTLHDLRSVSKSVVGLLYGIALAERRVPALDTPVVQAFTAYADLARDEKLRGILVSHVLSMTMGLEWNEDLPYSDSRNSEIAMERSADRYRYVLGRPVVLPPGQQWRYSGGATALLGHLISKGSGMPLLEFARSRLFSPLGIEEVEWTPGTNGEAAAASGLRMRAGDLAKIGQLVLQEGVWNGRSVVTKGWIAAALTPRTEAFEGVQYGYHWYLARRRDASMAYMAFGLGGQRLVVIPSMDLAYVIFMGNYYRSDQLKSVFAVQNVIHSAIR; translated from the coding sequence ATGCGCAGGACCAGCGAAACGCATTCACAACTGAGACGCGCCATGCTGGGCGCCGCCGGCGCCATGGTGGCGCTTTCGAACATCCGGCCCGCACAGGCATCGGCCACCTTCCCCTGGCAGGCGGCCGATGCGGAGAGTCTCGGCATCGCCGCGGACCTGCCGGCGCGCCTGGACCAAGGCGTGCGCAGCGGCGAGCTGGCCAACCTGCATGCCGTCTTCATCGCCCGGCGCGGCAAGCTGGCGGTCGAACGCTACTACGAGGGCACGGATGACCGCTGGGGCACGCCATTGGGCAAGGTGGCCTTCAACGCCACGACCCTGCATGACCTGCGCTCCGTCAGCAAGAGCGTCGTGGGCCTGCTGTATGGCATCGCGCTGGCCGAACGCCGGGTTCCCGCGCTGGACACTCCGGTCGTACAGGCATTTACCGCCTATGCGGACCTTGCGCGAGACGAGAAGCTGCGCGGCATCCTGGTCTCGCACGTGCTCTCCATGACGATGGGCCTGGAGTGGAACGAGGACCTGCCCTATAGCGACTCGCGCAACAGCGAGATCGCAATGGAGCGCAGCGCGGATCGCTACCGCTACGTGCTCGGACGGCCCGTCGTCCTGCCGCCCGGGCAGCAGTGGCGCTACTCCGGCGGCGCCACGGCCCTCCTGGGCCACCTGATTTCCAAAGGCAGCGGCATGCCGCTGCTGGAGTTCGCGCGCTCAAGGCTCTTCTCGCCGCTGGGGATCGAGGAAGTCGAATGGACGCCCGGGACGAATGGCGAAGCGGCCGCCGCCTCCGGCTTGCGCATGCGCGCGGGGGATCTCGCGAAGATCGGGCAGTTGGTACTCCAGGAAGGCGTTTGGAATGGCCGCAGCGTCGTGACCAAGGGCTGGATCGCCGCCGCGCTCACTCCCCGCACCGAGGCCTTTGAAGGCGTGCAGTACGGCTACCACTGGTACCTGGCCCGGCGGCGTGATGCATCGATGGCCTACATGGCTTTCGGCCTGGGGGGCCAGAGACTCGTCGTCATTCCGTCAATGGATCTGGCGTACGTCATCTTCATGGGCAACTACTACCGGTCGGACCAGCTGAAGTCGGTTTTTGCCGTTCAGAACGTCATTCATTCGGCGATCCGCTAG
- a CDS encoding LLM class flavin-dependent oxidoreductase — MPVPLSVLDLAPITEGSDASVSFRNSLALAQHAERLGYRRFWLAEHHGMPGIASAATAVLIGHIAGGTHSIRVGAGGIMLPNHSPLVIAEQFGTLQALYPGRIDLGLGRAPGSDQATSRALRRDLASHPDEFPRDVLELLDFMSDEPRQAVHAVPGQGAKVPVWILGSSLFGARLAAMLGLPFAFASHFAPAQMMQAIALYRTEFKPSAQLAQPYVMLGFNVFAAPGDEQARVLATSMQQAFVNLRTGRPSKLQPPVPGYLESLPAQARAMLDDVLSCSAIGSPTTVRQALQAFVERTGADELMITSQIFDHEARMKSYDITAHAVQPA, encoded by the coding sequence ATGCCCGTTCCACTTTCCGTCCTCGACCTGGCTCCCATCACCGAGGGCAGTGACGCCTCGGTTTCATTCCGCAACTCGCTGGCCCTCGCGCAGCATGCCGAGCGACTCGGCTACCGTCGCTTCTGGCTGGCTGAGCACCACGGCATGCCGGGCATCGCCAGTGCCGCGACGGCGGTGCTGATCGGGCACATTGCGGGGGGCACGCATTCGATCCGTGTCGGCGCGGGGGGCATCATGCTTCCCAACCACTCGCCACTGGTGATCGCAGAGCAGTTCGGCACGCTGCAAGCGCTTTATCCCGGGCGCATCGACCTGGGGCTCGGCCGTGCACCGGGGTCCGACCAGGCGACGTCCCGGGCGCTGCGGCGTGACTTGGCCAGCCACCCCGATGAGTTTCCGCGGGACGTTCTGGAATTGTTGGACTTCATGTCGGACGAGCCGCGCCAGGCGGTGCACGCGGTTCCTGGCCAAGGCGCCAAAGTCCCGGTGTGGATCCTGGGGTCCAGCCTGTTCGGCGCACGACTCGCGGCGATGCTGGGCCTGCCTTTTGCCTTCGCGTCCCACTTTGCCCCGGCTCAGATGATGCAGGCGATCGCGCTCTACCGGACCGAGTTCAAGCCTTCTGCGCAGTTGGCGCAGCCGTACGTGATGTTGGGGTTCAACGTTTTTGCCGCGCCTGGCGACGAGCAGGCGCGCGTGCTGGCAACGTCGATGCAGCAGGCGTTCGTCAACCTGCGAACAGGCCGCCCGTCGAAACTTCAGCCGCCGGTTCCCGGCTACCTCGAGAGCTTGCCTGCGCAAGCACGGGCGATGCTGGACGACGTGCTTTCTTGCAGCGCCATCGGTTCGCCCACCACCGTGCGCCAGGCGCTGCAAGCGTTCGTTGAACGCACAGGCGCGGACGAGCTCATGATCACTTCGCAGATTTTCGACCACGAGGCGCGGATGAAGTCATACGACATCACGGCGCACGCGGTGCAGCCGGCCTAA
- a CDS encoding isopenicillin N synthase family dioxygenase, producing MDGPPLIDVGALVDPSSTAEQRVAVAREIDAAARAWGFFYAARHGVDESLVAEVVRLARSFFAQKEAVKMRIPMSAGGTAWRGFFPTGGELTSGRPDWKEGLYLGSELGPDHPRVREGVILHGANLWPDIPGFRATVLAYIDALEALGHALMRGCALGLGLPEPWFDEHGTRDPLLLLRFFNYPARPVPAGVPASWGVGEHTDYGLLTMLWQDEVGGLQVRTDHGWVDAPPVPGTFVCNIGDMLDRMTGGRYRSVPHRVAVNTSGRDRLSIPLFFDPDFDTVIQPVPGAGPGQDDSGRRWDGANLQSFQGTYGDYVTAKVGKVFPDLNQKLQRY from the coding sequence ATGGACGGTCCTCCCCTGATCGACGTCGGCGCCCTCGTCGATCCCTCAAGTACCGCGGAACAGCGCGTGGCGGTTGCGCGCGAGATCGACGCCGCCGCGCGCGCCTGGGGCTTTTTCTATGCCGCCAGGCACGGCGTGGATGAATCGCTCGTGGCCGAGGTCGTGCGCCTGGCCCGTTCGTTCTTCGCGCAGAAAGAGGCGGTGAAGATGCGGATCCCGATGTCCGCCGGCGGCACCGCCTGGCGCGGCTTCTTTCCCACCGGCGGCGAGCTCACGTCCGGGCGGCCCGACTGGAAGGAGGGCCTGTACCTCGGCAGCGAGCTGGGACCGGACCACCCGCGCGTGCGCGAGGGCGTGATCCTGCACGGCGCCAACCTGTGGCCTGACATCCCGGGCTTCCGCGCCACCGTGCTGGCCTACATCGACGCGTTGGAGGCCCTGGGCCACGCGCTGATGCGCGGCTGCGCGCTGGGGTTGGGACTGCCCGAGCCATGGTTCGACGAACACGGCACGCGCGATCCCCTGCTGCTGCTGCGCTTCTTCAACTATCCGGCGCGGCCGGTTCCAGCCGGCGTGCCGGCGAGTTGGGGCGTCGGCGAGCACACCGACTACGGCTTGCTGACCATGCTGTGGCAGGACGAGGTCGGCGGGCTGCAAGTGCGCACCGACCACGGCTGGGTGGACGCGCCACCGGTCCCCGGCACCTTCGTCTGCAACATCGGCGACATGCTCGATCGGATGACGGGCGGCCGCTACCGCTCCGTGCCGCACCGCGTCGCCGTCAACACCAGCGGCCGCGACCGGCTGTCCATCCCGCTGTTCTTCGATCCCGACTTCGACACCGTGATCCAACCGGTGCCGGGCGCCGGCCCCGGCCAGGACGACAGCGGCCGGCGCTGGGACGGCGCCAACCTGCAGTCCTTCCAGGGCACCTACGGCGACTACGTGACGGCCAAGGTCGGCAAGGTCTTCCCGGACCTCAATCAAAAGCTGCAGCGCTACTAG
- a CDS encoding aldo/keto reductase: MQYRRLGKSNLQVSALCLGTMMFGDQTALAEAREIVDDAQARGVNYIDTADVYTQGASERMVGELLQGQRERWVVATKLGNRMSDRPNEGQYSRSWMLRELDASLSRLRMDHVDILYLHRDWDGMDLEEPLRAIDTMQRAGKIRYWGVSNFRGWRIAEIMRICGEVGMPGPAVCQPYYNLLNRMPEVEILPACAHYGIGVTPYSPIARGVLTGKYLPGQAPGAGTRAGRGDRRIAETEFREESLRIAQQLQAHAQARGVTLAQFATAWVLAHRAVSAVIAGPRTLSQWQDYAPALEFQLSREDEALVDSLVPPGHPSTPGYSDPAYPLPSLRG; this comes from the coding sequence ATGCAGTATCGAAGGCTCGGAAAGAGCAACCTGCAGGTCTCCGCCCTGTGCCTGGGCACCATGATGTTCGGCGACCAGACCGCGCTGGCCGAAGCGCGGGAGATCGTCGACGACGCGCAGGCGCGCGGAGTGAACTACATCGACACGGCGGATGTGTACACCCAGGGCGCATCGGAGCGCATGGTCGGTGAGCTCTTGCAGGGGCAGCGGGAGCGCTGGGTGGTCGCGACCAAGCTCGGGAACCGCATGTCCGACCGCCCGAACGAGGGCCAGTATTCGCGTTCCTGGATGCTGCGCGAGCTCGACGCGAGCCTCTCGCGCCTGCGCATGGACCATGTCGACATCCTGTACCTCCATCGCGATTGGGACGGCATGGACCTCGAAGAGCCGCTGCGCGCGATCGACACCATGCAGCGAGCCGGCAAGATCCGCTACTGGGGCGTGTCCAATTTCCGCGGATGGCGGATCGCAGAGATCATGCGCATCTGCGGCGAGGTCGGCATGCCGGGCCCTGCGGTCTGCCAGCCGTACTACAACCTCCTCAATCGCATGCCGGAGGTCGAGATCCTTCCCGCCTGCGCCCACTACGGCATCGGCGTCACGCCCTACAGCCCCATTGCGCGTGGCGTGCTCACCGGAAAGTACCTGCCGGGACAGGCGCCGGGCGCCGGCACGCGCGCGGGCCGCGGCGACCGGCGCATCGCCGAGACCGAGTTCCGGGAGGAGTCGCTGCGCATCGCGCAGCAGCTGCAGGCGCATGCCCAGGCGCGCGGCGTCACCCTCGCCCAGTTCGCCACGGCCTGGGTGCTCGCGCATCGTGCCGTGAGCGCCGTGATCGCCGGGCCGCGCACGCTCTCGCAATGGCAGGACTACGCGCCGGCCCTCGAGTTTCAACTCTCGCGGGAGGACGAGGCGCTGGTCGATTCGCTGGTGCCGCCGGGGCATCCGTCCACGCCCGGCTACAGCGACCCGGCGTATCCCTTGCCCTCGCTGCGCGGCTGA